A segment of the Daphnia pulex isolate KAP4 chromosome 10, ASM2113471v1 genome:
ATAAATATTCCCCTCGTACATGTAAATGTGTGTAGGCCCCTCATAGCTAGAAGAGCAGTGGGGCTGGTTAGACTGTTGTAATACTCCGTGACCCCGAAAGAAAAGTCCAGCTGCTCACGACGTATTGGAATTGCAGACGAGATAAGAATAAAAGAGCTAGCTAGTGTAACGAACCGGTCGGAGAAAATAACGACACCAACAAGATGGATTGGTCAGAAACTCACGAAAAACGCCCTTGACCCTTTTTCATATTCTcccccgttttatttttatttttattatttttattcgatttgatttcaataattttttattttacgtcaattattttctcttttctttttctttttaaatttattcccGCTGCGCGTGCGTTTctgtgatgttgttgttctggTTTCTATTATACGCGTCTGGTGCctgttgtgtgtatgtgtgtgtgtgtgtgcgcagagtcgctctctctcattcgctccgtgtgtgtgtgtgtgtaccgaTAAATGGAAGCTCACGACAGCTGAACAACAACGCCCCGACCCGGGCGTGTACGATCAACTCAATCAAACCCCCGTCTGActgccctttttttgttgttgttgttgctgttgccgttGTTGTGGTTCGGGGAGGTCGGCTCAGCGTTTGTGTTGATTGCCCTTTTATAGGATCTGGCAGGGTGGGGAGAGTTAACGGTGAGAgtacgagagagaaaaccatCAATTTAGAATTAAGTGTTACGTAGTTTccttttaaaacatttaaactaaaaaacaccAAATCCTCCAAAagctaaaaaaccaaaacaaaaccaaaaaaaccccaacgtaaaaattcgtgaaataaacaatcaaacaCGCACGAAATTAGACAGCAATTTGTCGACGCGGAACAATCTTTATCCGGATTGGTGGTGGCCGTGCCAGCACGGACCGACCGATCAGTGCCACTACTGCCGGCCGTCTTACGCCACCTTATGGAGCCACCATGCTCACCGGCAGCAGCAAAAGCACAGACACCACCAACACCAGTGTCACCAACACACGGCCGATTCCGATGTGATGGAGCAAGGGAAATCCGGTAACATGCACCAACAGGATCCACGTACTACTACACTTGAGTTTGTCCgtccatcttcttctctttttcataatttttttttttttgttcgttcgctcgttcgttcgttcgtccgATTCATCTCGTCACTGTTTcaatttccttctcttttAGATTTTAGATTTCGTTTTCACGATTTGGCGatgcgattttatttttctgaattgaaatttgaattgagttatttcttttccgtgggtttatttcatttggtttCATTTCCGTTCGGTCTGATTGGAGAATGTTGGCCGCAGATAGGACGCACTGATAGGCCGCCCCGACATTTTATTTGagtcatttaatttaattagcgtcgggggaaaacaaaagaaaaaaaaaaacatttcagcaCGAATCGATTTCAGttggttttttccttctacCTTAGTTTTATCTAGTCTCTTGTGAATTCATACgcaaatatttgaatgaattaaaaaaattgtacaacATTTATCGGTTGGCAATTCAGCTCAAGATGATCAAACATTGAAATGTCTGTGTGCAGCCAACAGTCCGCAAATTGGGACGCCGCAAATGAGCGGATCGCCCCGGAGGCGGATGGATCAACTCGAACAAAGCCAACagcagttgcagcagcagcagcagcagccggacgGAGGAGACGAGTCGTTTGTCGTCCACCGAGGCAAAACGGTCCCGACGCTTTACAATGTGGTGACGGGCGGAGAGGGAGCCACGCCCAGGGGCTCGCGGGTGGCCGCCATCAAGGAGCGGTTCAACATGGACACGAAAGCGGAAGAAAGAGGCGAAGATCGCTCCTCGTCATCATCCGGTCCGGCCGGCGTCCCCTCCAACTGGGAGGATCGCAAATCGGGCACCAGCTACGCCGGACGCCGCTCCCGACGCAATTCCATCACGGACGACTCGCATTTGACGATCGAGAACTTTGGCGGAAGTCAGGACAACTTGTCCATGTTCGGCCGCAATCCGGACAAGGAGCCGGCGACTGTGCAGCAGTCGGGTCGGCGGCCTTCGATCGACGCCTTCACCCCCGATTCGATCCCGCCAACCGCCGGAACGCCGTCCACGCCCGCCGGAGTCAATTATTGGAGGCGGAACAATGATCGCACCCGCTCGCAGgtataaaatttgtttttccgttttgttttattttgttctcctttttgtgtttctgtCCTGATATCTCGgtcaggaaaaacaaaacaaagtagaaaagtagaaaagtCTTTACCGCATCCGCCATCTGGATCAGTGGTTTTCCCGCCATTCTTGGGCTGTTGTGTAATTGTCGACGACACAGAGACACAAAACGGCGGCCGTTCGTTTTCTCTTGACGGGAAACGACAACGGCGGAaaatggccgtcgtcgtcgtcgtgtgtaAATCAAGACGAATGGGGTTGTTGTTCACATTGGGTTGTTGGCTCCTCGCAGGAAAACCTGTCGGACTACTTAATGGACAACCGTGACGTCGAGGAACAGCTGGACAGGCGCTCGCGGGCCAGCAGCCCTACttacagcagcatcagcagcacgGCCAAGAGCGGCAGCCACAATGGCAACAAGCAGTTTGTCATCATTGCGTCCAATCCGTCGGAGCCGGCCGATCTTTACGAGGACCCCAGAGTCAATTTGGCCAGGGCCACCAATTTCGCCGAACTTTCCAAACTGCGGGAGAGTCTCGGCTCCAACTCGGCCATCAACATCGTCTACATGCAGCAGGACAAGGATCCCATCCAAAGTGGTGAGCTCCTAACTGATTATCCACTGTCCAGTCACGCCATTCTAATCCATTTTGGTCCAATAATTTAGCTAAAGGCAGCGCGGTGGGATCGCCAGTGTCTCAGCACGGCCGTCGGATCAGCGAGAACCAGCGGAAGCTGGGCGGAGGGATCACGATCGCCGAGGCCATGTCGTCGACGTCGTGGGAGCCACAGACGCCGGTCGTCGACAAAATGGACGGTCGGCTGGAAGCGCTGATGCCCGACGACATGAACTCGACCACCGACCTCTACAGCATCCGCCTCAAGATGGAGGAGAAGCGCAAGCGGATCGAATCCGACAAGCGCCAGCAGGAGCTTTTGGCCAACCGCCAACGCGAAAAGGTCGGCAAGGCCGCCTTCCTCCAGGTAACCGATTCCGTTTAGCCTTCCATTGCTCTGTCCGCTCTCTCTCCCACCTTTTGCCTATTACTACTATTACTCACCAGCAGCTGGACATTCATAACTGGCCCATCACGTTTGTTACTTTAGATGAAATAGTTGAATGTGTTGCACAACACAAAGAGTCAATCAAGCCAAAGTATTTGCGGTAGTTGTTATTTTTCCCGGTAGCTTTTTcggttctttttgttgttgtttttttcaatgatcATTTaccaaacaaacatttttcaccGCTGCTCTGCACCTTGCtgcccctctctctctaacaCTGTGCTGGCATGTTGATCAGGCGGTGGCCAAAGGCAAAGGAAATGCAGACGGACGGGACGGCGGTCACGCCAGTCCTGTCGACTATTACTCCGCCATGGAGTCGCCCTCGCGTTCTCACCACCCCGCCATGCCGCCcccgcaacagcagcagcagcaacaccagcCCCATCAGCTCCCCACGCCGGATTACGAGATGCCGGATTACGATTTCCTTCAGcgtcaccagcagcaacaacaccatcaacaacaacagcaacaacaacagcatcacgGCATGCCTTACGATCCTTACCGCATGGGTCAtccgatccagcagcagcagtcgccgATGAACGGTGGAGGAGCTGGCGGGATGGATCCCAACCAGCCCGGCCAGTTTTATTTGCACGAACCGTCGCCAACGTCTCGTAGGACTTGGGGCCAACCACAGCCCATCAGTCCGGCACCTCCTCCGCCTTCTATGGTTTACCGGCCGGACGACATGCTCGGTTACGGTATaccaccacagcagcagcaacaacaacaacaacagcagcaacccaGACGGGCTCAATGGGGTACACCCCAACCGGTAGGTTCTGCCTCATTTCATTCAAGCTTTGccagcttttttgttttgtttttttcactaACGTTAATGCACGGCCTGTGCGtcaatttgtgtgtgtggccttaactcaaataaaacaaaacacgcaCGGCATGACCATGGTCccttttcccccttctttgTCCCTGTTGTCCGGATAGCCATAACAGCGAAAACCTTGATCCATGTCTGccattgttttatttgatcaaCAGGTCCGGGCCATGATGGGTCACCATGGTTACATGATGAATCCCAATACGGGCAATTACATGGATGCCCACGGGCCACCGCAGGGGGGTTACATGATGCAGACTCCGCCCCGTCACCCGATGGACAACCCGTACGATGCCCAGCAGCATTATTACGCCAATGGATCGCAGTTTAACCAGCCCGATCCGCAGGATCCTTATTATTACAGTCCGGCGCGGACGCAGCAGCCTCATcccatgcaacagcagcagccccagcAACAGCAACCGCCTCCTCAACCGCAttatcaacaacagcaacaaggtTACGGTGGTCCTCCGGCTGCTGGATCGCCTCACGGTTATCCGGCTCCGTCTCCTCAGCATAATTATCCGTCGGCGGCCGACCAGAGAGCGCCATTCCGGCTCCACGCCCCCAACGACCTGGCGGCCGAGCCCGTAGTTCTTCGTTCTCCAGCCAATCCCAAGCAGCAAGCGGAAATTCCGGAATTGCATCGAGGATCCGTccacaaccagcagcagccgccgaaAGTGCAGCAGCCGGAGCAGCGGCCGCAGTCGGCCACCATCACTAGACCCGTTCCGGCCACTAGAACCATCACCCCGATCCGCAGCAGTGTGCCCAGCAACGGCGGCGGCCAGTCTTCGTCGTCGACTTCCGCCGCCGGCTCGCCCATCGGCAGCGGAGGCGTTTTCCACGCGGCCATGCCCACGCCATCTATCGACGACATGGAGCCGCAAAATGTTTCCTTCATCGAGACGCCGTCGGCGACCGGCGCCGACGGTGTGGATGAAGCGGATCTTCAACTGCCCCGCCGCCTGCGCAATTTGAATATCACCTCCGGCAACCGGACGTACAGGATTCCGCACGAGGCCACCCAGTCTTCCCCGCCTCGTCCGGCTCTGTTGAAAACGTTCCGGGCCAGCCCgagtcccagcagcagcagtcccgTTTCGCCTTCGCCCAGCTCTGTCTATCTGGCCCCCCAGCCCAACTCTTCCGGCTCGGAATCGCCCGACGAAGCCGTCTTGGACGAAGGAGTCAAAACGGCTAAGCTCAAGGAGAACGTTGAGGCCGATCGGGGCTTCATCATCACCTTCGACGACGTGGCCACCGGCCCCAAGAGACCCAAACCTCAGCTGGGCGCCAAACGCCAACCGTCTCCCAAGAAACTGTCGACCTATTCCGCCCCGTCCGAGACGACGCCAGTGTCCAGCTCGCCGGCCTATAATCACAACAACAAGTCGGGAAGCAGCAGGGTAAGATTGTTGTTCCGCCGGATGCGACCTTGGCGGCTAggcattaaaaagaaattccgcTCGATCAGTTTCTCACGCCCGATGTgaattcgatttttatttttttgttttgttttttattgttttcaacAGGAAGGAAGTCCGAGACGATCGCTGTCGTCAATGGCCCGTGAAAACCGCGACGACTACTCGCCCTTCACGCCCGATTCGCGCGATTCCGGATTCGGTCAGAACAGCCAGGAGGAGCTGAAGCTGTTCAACATGGCGACGGCCATTCCGGGAACATTGCCCGGCAGTGACCGTACCCTACGCGACTACGACTCTCAAGACGATGAGAATCCCACCGGCCTGGTTATCGGCGACGAACTCGTCAATCCCGATCCCGTAaggattttaaaatcaaatcaataatcgtctgaaaaattatgattttgtGGCTTGTGCAGGACGCCATGGACGAGATGGAgcgcaaaaaggaaaagatccTAATGCAGTCGTTGAGGCGCAAGCAGCAACAAGAGGAGGCCCGCCAGCGCAAGGAGCAGGATGCGCTCCAGCGCAAGGAAGAGGAACGTTccaaggaggaggaaaagcAGCGCAAAAAGGAGGACGAAAAAGCCCGTCGGGCCATCATTTTCGAACAATACAAGATCAAAAAGGCCATGGAAGAAGCTGAAAAAGAGGTAAACACATTCcccgggaaatttgaattttagaacgtgattttttaatttccactTCTTGAATGGTACAGGGTCGTCCGTACGAGATGCCGGATCAGATGGGATCGAAATCCGGGCCGAAAATGCGgtccaaaaacaacaacagcacgcCATCCCGGCCCCGTCCCAAGACCATCCACGTGGAATCCGGACCGCCGGAATCTTACACTCCTCATTCTCGCGCCGTGTCCACCATGTCTGCCATGTCCAGTAAAGGCAAGCGTGGCTCCGGCAACAATCTAACAGGTTTGtccattttgattgattggtttaccaatttgaaattcactTCAACTTAACCCGTGTAATAAATTTTGTAGAAAACCGGAACGATTCTCGAGGAGATGGAGTCCGTGGATCTAATCCGACTCTCAGCCGACGTGGTTCCAATTCGAGTCTGCACGGTGGTGAGTcattggtttttgtttttctttcttgttcttgCTTCGATCCTGTTTTGTGTTCCACTTTTGATGTTCGTGTTTGATGTTTAACGTCAAGCACGGGAAACTTTGATGTCTTCTACTTTAATTCAATTACCCCCTTTTATTATAATGTTCATTTTCGTTTCGTATAtatttttggttgttgctgtttttttaaacgcCCCGCCCTTCGCTGTTGTATTCGCTTTACCTAGACTCTCAAACCCCTAATCGGTATCGGACGATGGAACGAGGACATTCGGGCCGCAAGGATCTATCGGTCCCGAGATACGGACGTAAGTTGTTCATTCCTTCAAAATTCCTAATATAGCTGCTACACACGTCAATTTCTCCCTTATCGGCCTGATTTCCATCTGCTCTCTGCTCGTGTGTGAATgacttgattttaaaatgaaatcacaTTTCGGTGAATGTGAGTCAGACAGTAGTCAGCCGACCGAATATTCCAATTACGTTTGCGACTTTATCATTTTTGCTAGAAATTCAATTGTGACTTACGActtgaattgtgtgtgtgtagcgcGTCTGTCGTTtgcttgtgttgttgttgtttcgattggctttgaatttgttttgatacGAATGTGTTTGGGCATGTGTGTGGACGCGCTGTAGAATCCGGAGGCAGCACCCGCAATTCTCGTGAGGACTTGTACGGCTCCCGCAATTATCGCGGCTCTAATTCGTCCCTCAATGACGGTAggtttccacctttttttttttattttttagtttttcgcaGCAACTTGTTCGTATTCTCTCGCTTTGCccgtttgaatttttgttgaatCACCCACAAacttttccaccttttttatgttcgaatttgaatttttggtttgatGTCTTGTCTTTGggttgtttatttatttatttttattttttatttgtttctttcaatgtGACAGCTGACTCGTACGAGGCGTATCATACACCGTTGGTGCATTCCGGGCGGAAGGGTAGTGGTTTCATGACAGGTATGACGACATTTTTCGACCATCACTCTCGACTCACTTTTTTGAATTACGGACGTGGAAAATCGATCAACTACTTAAATGAGACcaggaaaaaaactaaattttagaaaataattagaaCGAGAAGATTGCATTGCTGCTTCAgtcgctttttttaaaaactatttccGATTTCTAGATCTTTATaacttattcttcttcctcctttttctctgattggctttcttgtcatttttgtttttggctttCGTCTATTTTTCTATCATGAAAACGCTTCTCTTTTCGGTGGCTGGCTGGTGATTGTAGGCGGGCGACAGGCGGACGCGACGGTAATGGCGGCCACTGCGGCGGCGGCTTCGGCAAGGCCGGCCGTCCGCTCCAGCAACAACTTGATTTTACGTCGTAGCGGATCTCTTATGGATTTCAGCGGTgaggcttttttctttccaactaACAAAACGACAAATTCTTTCActgtcctctctctctctgcaatGTCCGTCTGTGTGTACATTTTGGCACTTGACGCTTCTCAATGGTTTTGGCTTTTCGATGGGCAAAGGGATTCGATTTGTTGACTTGTCCTGGTGGAGTGGAACGTTTCACGGAAGGAATTTCTAGAATCAATCAACTTTGTGGGTGTTGTATTTTGATGAAACGAATCTGTTTTTGTCTCTTCTCACCTTTTTCCCGCCTTGTGTGCCCTAATTCACCTGTCATTTCTTCACCTGGTCTGTTCCTTCCATCCTTCCTCGCCTTGTGTTGCTTCTAGATGGGGATGCAGGTGTGGGCGGAAGGGCCAATCCGCCGTCACGGAGAATCTCTCCGGCTGTCACGCCCACTTCCACCCCTTTCAGACGATTCCCGTCGCCATCTGGTACACGtttgctgatgttgttgtcgttgtccttcacacacacacacacacacaaacagacaaacgtcgttcattaaaaaaaacaaacaatcaatatggactcttatttttttattatttgttcgcTTTTTCGTTTGGGAAACACGGATTGATTTTCTAAGCACAACACGAACATttagttaatttttatttctttaccaTAAAAATATGATCAACTGTGAATTcgtttgtgtgtttctttcaACAGGTCCTGGATCCTTGCCACCCGGTTTAGTTAGTAAGCGTCGCGGTTTTGACGATGGCGCTAGTGATGTTAGCTCAAATCAAGATTATATCGGTAGGAATTTCTAATCAATGATTGAGGtgcaaatgttttttaaaaatcgacccatttgatttttgaattgccATTCAGGTCCTCGACTGTACAAGCAGCCAGCCGCTCGTTCCAACCGTTCCATCATTTTGAACGCGGTCGAGTACTGCGTCTTCCCCGGCGTCGTGAATCGGGAAGCCAAGCAGCGCGTACTGGAGGAGATCACCCGATCGGAGAGTAAaaactttttggttttgttccgGGACGGCGGACTGACCTTCCGCGCCCTCTACTCATTCAAtcccgaaaaagaagagatcaTCAAGATGTACGGCACCGGACCGAAATTGGTCAACGACACCATGTTCGAGAAATTCTTCAAGTAAGACTTGGCACcttcttttcatctttaattgatttaaatttttaacatttgtgtGCACACTTTGTTCCTTTCCTTCCAACAGATACAATTCCGGGGGCAAGTGTTTCTCACAAGTTCACACCAAACACTTGACTGTCACGATTGACGCGTTCACGATTCACGCCGGACTTTGGCAGGGAAAGAAGCAGAGCCTacccaacaaaaaagataTGACGTTGGTCATTTAAAAAGCGAACAAATTGGGGGAATTACATAAATTGGATTTCGAAAAGGAAACCGGTTAGAATTTCttccccctccaaaaaatttgGATGATCCGATATTATTCATCCGTGTTTCACTTCATGAGAGCTGTTCGGATTGGCCTTTAGTTTTGACACCGACttgaaatataaaacaaaaaattaagaaaaagggaagagggAATTGAAATAATCAGATGACCCAACATAATCAATCGgcgcatttttttgttgtttttttttttcatttccgtttgtttttacattgtgtgtttttttttcttccggctaACCCCTCTTTGACATTCCTATTGGCTAACGTGATAACCTTGCTGTATAGGGATCGCCAAAGTTGAATTACCGTCACGTTCGGGAATTAATTTGATGAGATTgaggaatttcttttcttttttggtatttttgcTCCATCCACTTTTAATTGgtccgcccccccccccttcatctTGACCACTTGAAGAGATTAACCCGCTTACCTGGcgacattcaaaaaataataataaaaaaaaagtcgatcgttttttctttccacatcaattgttagtttttttttgttcccctcCAATATTATTTCAGCGTCCTCCTCTACATAGTGTACTCcgtttttaagaaaaaaaagtaacccTCCATTCGCGCGCTCTCCTATAACCGCGACTGCTAACTGATGTGTCAATTGATCACTTATTTTGCCCTCACACAGCCCGCCCTCACATTTGATCCAGTGccgttttttcgtttctttcaagCAATTATTAAAAGGAGAGCCAAGGGCATTCCTCatccatttgtttgttttttctttctttgcgtACGTGTTGTGTAGCGGTGAAGCTgctcattgaaaaaaaagaagaggaattgAACAGCAGAaacaatacaaacaaaaaaatgcggCTGCAAAACAGAATGTTGGAAATTTAGTTTGACGATCGCGTTTGCTGTCACCTGTAAATAGCGTTGTGTAGTTGATAAGCGTTGGCCAGCAAACCAACCGTCAAACATTGTAACAGCTTGAgccatcaatttttttttttttatttctttatttgtacCCCTATTTTATTGTGTTGCctctactctttttttctcttcttcctcgatTATGTTCTTGTTTAATTCCTACCACTTCGTTTGTtccaacttttgtttcttttttttttgcccgttCCTTCCTCCCTTTTTGTAGTTCATCACGCgagttaatattttttttcctgtcttTCCTAACGAACTTACCCGCCTGCCCGTCACGGGCGTTATTCTCTATCCTCTACATTCATATGTGCAGCAGCTGCCAAGTTCAATACAATAACCAACATGAACCAgagtttgatttttcattttcattattcattaGGTTATTGTTGCAAATTATTGTCAgctgttatttgttttatcgAAATTTAACAAGGATAATAAAAATCAGCGTCTTTTCGACCTTATTCGATCAAAAGTTACCATAACTATTTAAAAACCTTAAGTACAGAAATCATCAATGGATTAGGGAAATGGGTCGAAttgtaacttttttgaaaaatgagctCTATTCCTACACTAATACAGATCAACTTTCTTACAAAAACCATCTTCGTCTGAGCTAGGTTTTTACGGCAATAATTCGCAATGAAGCTGGATGCACTCAATCCTTCAGCAGCAGTGATCTGCCGAATCGATCATAAATGTGAACGGATTCAAACCTGAATAGAatcaaagaatcaaaaatcaCAATCATTCAGTGATGTTTGATTCAGAATcaagaatcaaaaagaatttagaaTCAGACTCTAAATTTTTGATTCTACGTAATTCGTTTTACATGTGCTTGTGGTATTTATGCCATTGTCAAGCGAGTATAGCtatgttaaattttaaacGAACAGTTTCTCGTACAATCATTGTTTGCATTCCCAGTTTGCAACAAGTTCCTGAATATTTCGGATGTAATAGGCCTATACCGGCCTATACCTCCGAAGTATTGTAAGCTTTAATAGATTTGGAAAGTTACGTTGCTTCGCATGATCTCATCAATGATTGATTTACATCGCACTTATATATCCCTATTGCGTGTTGAGCTGGATCCATGCACCTAAAATTTCACCTGTTGCCTACAAATTGGGTACATTTTAAGAGATAGCAAATTaagtagccagtgtcgggtagCCATTGTCGAAGATAGCAGGTGTCGTTTTTGCtcatttacaaataaaaagttacTTTCACTTTGGTTACTCAACATGCAATGATACATTAGAAAGGATcgtaaaaatgtggaaaatgGAGAATAACTTTGTAGCAAATTATATCGTATCTTATTTTGTGGAATGCCTCAGAGAAAACTGCAATGTAAGCAAACATGAGAAATGGATGAA
Coding sequences within it:
- the LOC124206329 gene encoding patronin-like isoform X5, with amino-acid sequence MESRSSSSARMRTLTYMPVVEVQGYNAHNKLQAKQRASVQWLLSKSYSHQVPEDVKEPFYRDVEDQEYLKPSVVHALANAELYCLALAHIYADPNYSQLNHWGVIQALARKGVYVAEPSDVALTETTLIHTSPLRMSAHMAVMEGIMNLFVKEVVSAERVVAAIRRFADLDASQTPAPKEAEQALLLWITKACQSLKKRLTAEVDGHGEDVPNFPELRELGDLSDGMSLLGLLAFYAPDLVDWTRIATNEPFSMADCLYNLELVHKFCSESLPNNIFHLGLEDIVYMHSSVRQNVLAFLADLFYILEVRPAKCIRPPGLMRDRFPINEETSSPSTPDADVGGQLSSPLRKSFHRRTSLQPLVKSIPDLRKGKSNAIRRQGSLQERDRTKRQTVHEDSNLSTRNNLYPDWWWPCQHGPTDQCHYCRPSYATLWSHHAHRQQQKHRHHQHQCHQHTADSDVMEQGKSANSPQIGTPQMSGSPRRRMDQLEQSQQQLQQQQQQPDGGDESFVVHRGKTVPTLYNVVTGGEGATPRGSRVAAIKERFNMDTKAEERGEDRSSSSSGPAGVPSNWEDRKSGTSYAGRRSRRNSITDDSHLTIENFGGSQDNLSMFGRNPDKEPATVQQSGRRPSIDAFTPDSIPPTAGTPSTPAGVNYWRRNNDRTRSQENLSDYLMDNRDVEEQLDRRSRASSPTYSSISSTAKSGSHNGNKQFVIIASNPSEPADLYEDPRVNLARATNFAELSKLRESLGSNSAINIVYMQQDKDPIQSAKGSAVGSPVSQHGRRISENQRKLGGGITIAEAMSSTSWEPQTPVVDKMDGRLEALMPDDMNSTTDLYSIRLKMEEKRKRIESDKRQQELLANRQREKVGKAAFLQAVAKGKGNADGRDGGHASPVDYYSAMESPSRSHHPAMPPPQQQQQQHQPHQLPTPDYEMPDYDFLQRHQQQQHHQQQQQQQQHHGMPYDPYRMGHPIQQQQSPMNGGGAGGMDPNQPGQFYLHEPSPTSRRTWGQPQPISPAPPPPSMVYRPDDMLGYGIPPQQQQQQQQQQQPRRAQWGTPQPVRAMMGHHGYMMNPNTGNYMDAHGPPQGGYMMQTPPRHPMDNPYDAQQHYYANGSQFNQPDPQDPYYYSPARTQQPHPMQQQQPQQQQPPPQPHYQQQQQGYGGPPAAGSPHGYPAPSPQHNYPSAADQRAPFRLHAPNDLAAEPVVLRSPANPKQQAEIPELHRGSVHNQQQPPKVQQPEQRPQSATITRPVPATRTITPIRSSVPSNGGGQSSSSTSAAGSPIGSGGVFHAAMPTPSIDDMEPQNVSFIETPSATGADGVDEADLQLPRRLRNLNITSGNRTYRIPHEATQSSPPRPALLKTFRASPSPSSSSPVSPSPSSVYLAPQPNSSGSESPDEAVLDEGVKTAKLKENVEADRGFIITFDDVATGPKRPKPQLGAKRQPSPKKLSTYSAPSETTPVSSSPAYNHNNKSGSSREGSPRRSLSSMARENRDDYSPFTPDSRDSGFGQNSQEELKLFNMATAIPGTLPGSDRTLRDYDSQDDENPTGLVIGDELVNPDPDAMDEMERKKEKILMQSLRRKQQQEEARQRKEQDALQRKEEERSKEEEKQRKKEDEKARRAIIFEQYKIKKAMEEAEKEGRPYEMPDQMGSKSGPKMRSKNNNSTPSRPRPKTIHVESGPPESYTPHSRAVSTMSAMSSKGKRGSGNNLTENRNDSRGDGVRGSNPTLSRRGSNSSLHGDSQTPNRYRTMERGHSGRKDLSVPRYGQSGGSTRNSREDLYGSRNYRGSNSSLNDADSYEAYHTPLVHSGRKGSGFMTGGRQADATVMAATAAAASARPAVRSSNNLILRRSGSLMDFSGPGSLPPGLVSKRRGFDDGASDVSSNQDYIGPRLYKQPAARSNRSIILNAVEYCVFPGVVNREAKQRVLEEITRSESKNFLVLFRDGGLTFRALYSFNPEKEEIIKMYGTGPKLVNDTMFEKFFKYNSGGKCFSQVHTKHLTVTIDAFTIHAGLWQGKKQSLPNKKDMTLVI
- the LOC124206329 gene encoding patronin-like isoform X29, with amino-acid sequence MESRSSSSARMRTLTYMPVVEVQGYNAHNKLQAKQRASVQWLLSKSYSHQVPEDVKEPFYRDVEDQEYLKPSVVHALANAELYCLALAHIYADPNYSQLNHWGVIQALARKGVYVAEPSDVALTETTLIHTSPLRMSAHMAVMEGIMNLFVKEVVSAERVVAAIRRFADLDASQTPAPKEAEQALLLWITKACQSLKKRLTAEVDGHGEDVPNFPELRELGDLSDGMSLLGLLAFYAPDLVDWTRIATNEPFSMADCLYNLELVHKFCSESLPNNIFHLGLEDIVYMHSSVRQNVLAFLADLFYILEVRPAKCIRPPGLMRDRFPINEETSSPSTPDADVGGQLSSPLRKSFHRRTSLQPLVKSIPDLRKGKSNAIRRQGSLQERDRTKRQTVHEDSNLSTRNNLYPDWWWPCQHGPTDQCHYCRPSYATLWSHHAHRQQQKHRHHQHQCHQHTADSDVMEQGKSANSPQIGTPQMSGSPRRRMDQLEQSQQQLQQQQQQPDGGDESFVVHRGKTVPTLYNVVTGGEGATPRGSRVAAIKERFNMDTKAEERGEDRSSSSSGPAGVPSNWEDRKSGTSYAGRRSRRNSITDDSHLTIENFGGSQDNLSMFGRNPDKEPATVQQSGRRPSIDAFTPDSIPPTAGTPSTPAGVNYWRRNNDRTRSQENLSDYLMDNRDVEEQLDRRSRASSPTYSSISSTAKSGSHNGNKQFVIIASNPSEPADLYEDPRVNLARATNFAELSKLRESLGSNSAINIVYMQQDKDPIQSAKGSAVGSPVSQHGRRISENQRKLGGGITIAEAMSSTSWEPQTPVVDKMDGRLEALMPDDMNSTTDLYSIRLKMEEKRKRIESDKRQQELLANRQREKVGKAAFLQVRAMMGHHGYMMNPNTGNYMDAHGPPQGGYMMQTPPRHPMDNPYDAQQHYYANGSQFNQPDPQDPYYYSPARTQQPHPMQQQQPQQQQPPPQPHYQQQQQGYGGPPAAGSPHGYPAPSPQHNYPSAADQRAPFRLHAPNDLAAEPVVLRSPANPKQQAEIPELHRGSVHNQQQPPKVQQPEQRPQSATITRPVPATRTITPIRSSVPSNGGGQSSSSTSAAGSPIGSGGVFHAAMPTPSIDDMEPQNVSFIETPSATGADGVDEADLQLPRRLRNLNITSGNRTYRIPHEATQSSPPRPALLKTFRASPSPSSSSPVSPSPSSVYLAPQPNSSGSESPDEAVLDEGVKTAKLKENVEADRGFIITFDDVATGPKRPKPQLGAKRQPSPKKLSTYSAPSETTPVSSSPAYNHNNKSGSSREGSPRRSLSSMARENRDDYSPFTPDSRDSGFGQNSQEELKLFNMATAIPGTLPGSDRTLRDYDSQDDENPTGLVIGDELVNPDPDAMDEMERKKEKILMQSLRRKQQQEEARQRKEQDALQRKEEERSKEEEKQRKKEDEKARRAIIFEQYKIKKAMEEAEKEGRPYEMPDQMGSKSGPKMRSKNNNSTPSRPRPKTIHVESGPPESYTPHSRAVSTMSAMSSKGKRGSGNNLTENRNDSRGDGVRGSNPTLSRRGSNSSLHGDSQTPNRYRTMERGHSGRKDLSVPRYGQSGGSTRNSREDLYGSRNYRGSNSSLNDADSYEAYHTPLVHSGRKGSGFMTGGRQADATVMAATAAAASARPAVRSSNNLILRRSGSLMDFSDGDAGVGGRANPPSRRISPAVTPTSTPFRRFPSPSGPGSLPPGLVSKRRGFDDGASDVSSNQDYIGPRLYKQPAARSNRSIILNAVEYCVFPGVVNREAKQRVLEEITRSESKNFLVLFRDGGLTFRALYSFNPEKEEIIKMYGTGPKLVNDTMFEKFFKYNSGGKCFSQVHTKHLTVTIDAFTIHAGLWQGKKQSLPNKKDMTLVI